The Cryptomeria japonica chromosome 6, Sugi_1.0, whole genome shotgun sequence genomic interval GATATATAACCAACCATTGTAAGAAAGAGAATCAAATAAAAGAAATAACTTCACCATTTATCTTATGCTTACCATTAACAATGATATATTCCTATTAATATTTTTAGatccattaaatttattttttgacaTTCATACAAAATGCCAAAATTTAGTACATGAAACACGATTGAAATTTGACTTAAATGATGTGTTTATATCTTTCTATCTTTTCTCACAAATTTAACCACCTGTATAATTTTTTCATCGCTTTCTTTTGAATGGCTTCTTGTACTTGCCCATTAATAGTAAATTTGTAGCCTAAAATAAACTACCCAGATGCTCTCTCCTTTGCTCCTCTTGTGTAAGTACTAAATTGTCAATGCTAAGTTTTCAAACGTAGATGAAAGTTCCTTGTAACCAAACTAAGGTGTTCACTCATCATACCGTTTAAAGTACCAATAACTAAAATGCACCAAAATTCTTAAGCTTATCTCTCAACTTTTCTTTAACTTTGAGCAAATAATAACTGAAACTTTTCATTTGCGTTTCTGAAACACATATCAATTTGTATTTGTAATTTTCCACAAAGAAATCATACAATCTGCAACATGCAGTCTATCGAGAGAAGATCAATCACTTGAATCACACTTTACAGTGAAAACAAAACTTTATACACTTTagcctaaaagatattacatttattgcACCGTTTATGCAGAGGAAGGTCTTCTATATCAGACAGTATAACAATTTCCTCAGTTGGCCCAGAAACCCAACAAAGATAACAAGACGGACAATTGTTTACAGACCTAACTGAAATTGCTTTCGACATCAAACTAACTGATGATAACAATTCTACAAATTCTGACACTTAATTCAACCTGTGGAGTTACAGTTGTGCATTACATCAACAAAAAAAAGTATGAACAAAATTTATTTCTTATTCATGGAGGACTGCACAATTTCTAATACACTTCTGGGTCACTCCATCCTATTGTCGTGGGATAAatcagattcatctttccttttcctacCCCTCTGATATTCTGTCCGAAAAGAAGGACTGAGGAAAGGATCCTCATACCGTCCGAACTGAGCGTTGATAGGGAAGTTGAGAATAGCCTTTGAACCGCGAAGTTGGAAAGCCGCACGGTCATATGCTGTTGCAGCTTCTTCAGCTGTACTGAAGGTGCCAAGCCAAAGTCTGGAACCCTTCTTTTTAGGGTTTCGAATCTCTGCAGCATATTTCCGGCGAGCCTTGACGAACCTCACTCCCCTGTAATGCCTTTCCCGATTCTCCCCACAAACATTAGCATCCGTTGGTATCGGAGAATTCGTCGTCCCATCGGAGAATTCATCGTGATCATCAAGCAAAAAGTGGGCAATTGCATTCAAACAACGAGCTTCGTTGGGTGTTAGAGTACTCATTATGGCCGTCGCAAGATACCAATTGTACAGAAACTTTGTTTTTTCACATGATTTATAAGCCGACCCTAAATTCGGTAACAgtgtgtattcattgtattggcCTCCTTTCAGTGCTTTTCGAAGGaagataaatttatatttaaagattTTCCCGAAATTTATGTATTTGCAGAATGCATGTAATACTGTCGTACTGAGTTCTAAAGCGAAGCTTCCTGTGAGTTGCCTTTAAGTTTTTCATGCCTACAGCATGCTAAAATATAGTCTTTGTTCATTTATTCTCTATTTATTTTCAGTGGATGgacttttgtatatattaaattatattcaGTATCAAATTTGTAGTTGGGATCTTAGAAGGTGAGGTTAATCTATAAAAGTGAGTTagtcatattttaatattttaaaatataagaaATACTTTGCATAATAGTTTAAGGTAAATGTCATTTCGAAACTAATAAGGGTTTAAAGTATTAAATAATTGTCAAAATAAAATTATGGGAAAAAATTTGTGgtacaataaaaaacatcaaaagTCAATAGTTTGGTTTAACaacttataaatattttttatttttttttgaagtacGTAATTAGACTTTGAAGAAATGGAAACGTCATGATTTTTCAGTCTTATTTGTCATGTCTATAAGATGGAAAAAAAGGTCTAATAACATGTTAACATGATGGTGAGAAGGGACCCATATTAGAAAATTATAGATTCACAATCaaagttaaaaatatttaaagcacataataattTTATCAAGTAACACAAAGAGACAACCATAAGTAGTTGACAATAGGGACATGCTATCTCCAAATActtaaaaaacataacaaattattTACATATTTTCTTAAGAGAAATTTCATCTATGAACTAATAGAATTTGATGTAGCAAATAAGTGTGAAAATAAAGTTATGGGAAGAAATTTATAAAAGAACCACAAAATGTGAAGAGTGAATAATTTTGCCTAAGTTATTATATGTTAAAATGGAAATTTCTTGAAGTATGTACAAGGTCTTAAAAATATGAAACATCATTAATTTATGGTTTTATTTATCAACTTCATAGGTTGAATAAATGACTAATAATAGCTTAATTTGATGGTAAGAAGGAACCCATATAAAAATCTTATAGGTTTACAACGAATGTTAAAAATATTTTAAGAATGTGATGAAATAGTCAAGTGATTCCTTCATTATCTAGCTCAAAGCCACACTTATAAGTAGTTTAACTACAATAGAAACAATTTTGAAGAACTAGAATTTTATTGCAAAACTCATTTTTTCATTATCCTATGTTTCTCCATCCCAAATTACACTTCTCACAACTTATACTTTAACACATAAATATGATTTATATATTCTATTAGTCatagaaaaaaatatttcattatttgtATAAATGAAAATAGTATATCATATAACTAAAATATATTCCATGTGAAAGAGTTATGTCTAAAGGGAACGAAAAGTGGTGAATATATTTTTTTTGCTATGcagaaagaaaataaatatatgttaaattAACTTTGGTTAGTATCAAACTAATTAAGAAAAAAATGCAACTCCTAAGAGATCTACTTTGCTTTTCATAGATATGCCTCAAGAAACTAGAGAGAAGGAAAATTATTAGATTTCCGTTTTCCATCAAGTATTACAGTTATGTTTTTTCATAGATTATATGTAACTTTTACATTggaatataatatattaaaatatttttattgtttcttttttgtgtgtaaTTTTGAATGAATGGAGTCTTTAATATATAATTATGCATAGGtattaaatgtgaatttggaatctTAGAAATTGATGTTATATTATTAGGTAATggtgtgtattcattgtatttgccAACATCCAATCCTTTTCAAAAGAagataaatttatattgaaaaagtTTCATCGAATTGATGTATTTACAAATTGAATGTAATGGTCATAGTGAGTTCTAAAGTGAAGGTTTCTGTAAAATGCGTTTAACTTATTAATACCTATAACATATTAAAATATAGTTTTTgtgcatttcattttttatttatttataatggaTGGACTTTTTCATATATTAAATTATACTTAGTATTTAATTTGAAGTAGGGATCTTAAAATGTAAGGTTAACTAGTCATATTTTAGTATTTAAAAGTAAGagaaattatttttataatatttgaaGGTAAGTGCTGTTTAAAAATTGATAAAGTTTAAAGTATCAAATAAGTGTGATGATAAATTTATAACGGAAAAATTGTCATAAAACTCAAAAATGTCAATGGTTAACAGTTTTGATTTATTATTCATTATTATTAAAATTACAATTTCTTGAACTGCATATAGAATCTGAAGAAATTAAAACAACATCAACTTTTCATCTTATTTGTCATTCCTATAAGCTAGAAAAAGGGCTAATAATAGGTTAACCTGATGGGGGGAGGGGACCCATATAAGAACATTAGAGGTTGACAATTAAAGTAAAAAATATTTGGAGATAATAATAGACTCATTAAGCGATTCCTTCATCATCTAACATAAAGAGACAACCATAAAAAACTAACAATAGGGACATGCCATCTATAAATACTAAAAGAATCATAAATTTTTGGCTTAATATTTTAAACATAAGATTTTAATGGAAAATTCATCTATAAAATAATAGAATTTGAAGTAACAAATAAGTTTAAAAATAATGTAGTTGGAGAAAATTTATAAAAGAACCACAAAATGTCAAGAGTCACTAGTTTAGTTTAACTAACTTATTTATTTTGCGAGAAGCACAAGAAAAACCAAAAGGTTTGGAGGCAAATTGATAGAGGAGGAATGAGACCTTTCCTTGAGAAACTTCATTGCACTAAACCTAATATTCTAAAGTATTTTGTCAAAAATTGGAAGGAGGAAGGAATTGTTCTCTCTGGGAGAAAAGTGAAGATAGATGAGAATCTTATCAGGGAAGTAACGAGCCTTTCTACAAAGGGGATGAAGTTCTTTCCTGACAAAAAGATCTCTGACGAAGCggttatcaaattttttaaaaccATCGAGGAAAGGGAAGCACTTGTTAAAGTTTCAAACAACAATTTTGAGGTTGGTACCATTAAGAAGCTCTGGAGGGAAGTGCTCGAGGTTGTAATGGAATACATTACCATGGACGATAGATTTATCAGAgtctatggctaccattttgtcCTTCTCAACCACTTCCGACACAAGGTTAGAATTTCTTTTCCCTACTACTTGTTGTGCTCTTTGAAACATTATCTTCAAGAACATCGTAATAGCCCTAGGAATTACCCTATCCTACATGTCATTCTCATTCAGCTTATTCATGAGCACTTTGCTTATATGCTAGCTCCATCTAATCCCATTTTGACCCCAGCCTCAGAAGGGTATGATACTAAACCTAGTTTTTTTTTATGGCAATTCTGATTGGGATGAGGAAAATACTCCCCCCTTTAAGAAGGTGCCTAAGAAAACCATTGTGAGGAAGCCTTTAGGTAAAAAAGATCTCTCTGCGAAAACCCTTTCTAAAGCTAAATAAAATGCGAAGGCCCCTCCTAAGAAGAAGCTAGTTTCTTACTCTGAGGACTCATCGGAAGACTCCTATGATACCTCTAATCCCTCTGAAGGACCCCACTCTTCTCACCCTACCAGTGATAGAGAGAATAGGC includes:
- the LOC131069931 gene encoding ethylene-responsive transcription factor ERF105-like: MSTLTPNEARCLNAIAHFLLDDHDEFSDGTTNSPIPTDANVCGENRERHYRGVRFVKARRKYAAEIRNPKKKGSRLWLGTFSTAEEAATAYDRAAFQLRGSKAILNFPINAQFGRYEDPFLSPSFRTEYQRGRKRKDESDLSHDNRME